Proteins encoded together in one Pontiella desulfatans window:
- a CDS encoding glycosyl hydrolase, whose translation MLLLCLLARNGLADMQQEFINPPLKYATRPLWFWANTPVTVEGVQEQLEAARDQSGYGGFGILPFNPPRQKGFKPDYLSDDYFEVYGAVLAKAKELGMTMCLYDEFGFPSGSAGGRHGDGVARFKNKYPQHTIKRLDKVEKELTGPAQYAAAIPQTGRLMSVVAMETTTKKRVNLTDQVKNGRIEWSAPNGSWKVMSFMCVPTENYLVDYLDPEACQLFVNMTHEAYYKRFKEYFGTTIDGTFFDEPTIYHENGRVWTGAFNEKFEGEHGFDPAPYYPALWYDIGPDTQAARNALFGFRAELYAKGFPKVIQAWSEKHGIVSTGHQDQEEVVNQTGISGDLMLSFKYQDSPGIDKIGGRPAERVYKVVSSAAYNWDKALVMSETYGAMGDISWDQVYHVAMEQYTKGINQLIPHAVWYDDNKVTYKPEFSWRHSKYAEGLPQYNKYMGRLNLLLQNHGRHVADIAVLYPVKTMQGGHYLDSPVRAYWGGVEIPELDYVEVGELLATDLCRDYTFLHPEALNEKCAVEGDALKLSNPINYEHYKVMIIPGHTTIEWANLKKIKAFYDQGGKVIATGTLPYKSAEFGHDEDVVATIRSMFPGAPLGRVEPLFSASTSWSGHGPELAFDGSEQTRWNSKDGESENQWLEFSFEQELPVNQVDVLEMFDRVSSYRVQYMKGGQWVDWVSGQKLGKKTHKLEQVVTSKVRLCMDTTNGAKSVSVAEFSVTLDGKAPVRAVAVPAITSTNSKGGKAVFLKTPTAQNLRETLDAMVDTYDVEFEAGQELRYIHKVKDGKEIFFFANLNKQAIHSWVELRGTLTPELWNPHTGAIQPADFSHAKKGAENITRVKIELDRIQSVFVVADAK comes from the coding sequence ATGTTGTTATTGTGCCTGCTTGCAAGGAATGGTTTGGCGGATATGCAGCAGGAGTTTATTAATCCGCCGCTGAAGTATGCGACGCGTCCGTTGTGGTTTTGGGCGAACACCCCGGTGACGGTTGAGGGCGTGCAGGAGCAGCTGGAGGCGGCCCGGGATCAATCCGGTTACGGAGGATTCGGGATCCTGCCGTTTAATCCGCCGCGACAAAAAGGATTCAAACCGGACTATTTGAGTGACGACTATTTTGAGGTGTACGGGGCGGTTCTGGCAAAAGCCAAAGAGCTGGGTATGACCATGTGTCTGTACGACGAATTCGGCTTCCCCAGCGGCAGTGCCGGCGGGCGTCATGGCGATGGGGTGGCGCGTTTTAAAAACAAGTACCCGCAGCACACCATCAAGCGGCTGGATAAAGTCGAAAAAGAACTGACGGGGCCGGCGCAATATGCGGCCGCGATTCCTCAAACGGGCCGCCTGATGAGTGTCGTGGCGATGGAGACGACCACGAAGAAGCGCGTCAATTTGACCGATCAGGTCAAGAACGGGCGGATCGAGTGGTCAGCCCCCAACGGGTCGTGGAAGGTCATGAGCTTTATGTGTGTGCCGACGGAAAACTACCTTGTGGATTATCTGGATCCGGAGGCCTGCCAGCTTTTCGTTAATATGACCCATGAAGCCTATTACAAGCGCTTCAAGGAATATTTCGGCACGACGATTGACGGCACGTTCTTTGACGAACCGACAATTTATCATGAAAACGGGCGCGTCTGGACCGGCGCGTTTAACGAAAAGTTCGAGGGCGAGCATGGCTTTGATCCGGCACCGTATTATCCGGCGCTGTGGTATGATATCGGCCCCGACACCCAGGCGGCCCGCAATGCGCTGTTCGGCTTCCGCGCGGAACTCTATGCCAAAGGCTTCCCGAAGGTGATTCAGGCGTGGAGCGAGAAACATGGCATTGTCTCTACGGGTCATCAGGATCAGGAAGAAGTGGTCAACCAGACCGGTATCTCCGGCGACTTGATGCTCTCCTTTAAGTATCAGGACAGCCCCGGGATCGACAAGATTGGCGGACGTCCTGCGGAGCGCGTCTATAAAGTGGTCAGTTCGGCCGCCTATAACTGGGACAAAGCCCTGGTGATGTCGGAAACCTACGGCGCGATGGGCGACATCAGTTGGGATCAGGTCTATCACGTTGCGATGGAGCAGTACACCAAAGGGATCAATCAGCTGATTCCCCATGCGGTTTGGTATGATGACAACAAGGTGACCTATAAGCCGGAGTTTTCCTGGCGTCATTCCAAGTATGCCGAGGGATTGCCTCAGTACAATAAGTACATGGGGCGGCTGAATCTGCTGTTGCAGAATCACGGACGTCATGTCGCCGATATCGCGGTGTTGTATCCGGTTAAAACCATGCAGGGAGGGCATTATTTGGACAGTCCTGTTCGGGCGTATTGGGGCGGCGTGGAGATTCCGGAGCTCGACTATGTGGAGGTCGGCGAGCTGCTGGCCACCGACCTCTGCCGGGACTACACCTTCCTTCATCCGGAAGCCCTGAACGAAAAATGCGCGGTTGAAGGAGATGCGCTGAAGCTCTCCAATCCGATCAATTATGAACATTACAAGGTGATGATCATTCCCGGCCACACGACCATTGAATGGGCCAACCTGAAGAAAATCAAGGCCTTCTATGACCAGGGTGGCAAAGTGATTGCGACCGGAACGCTTCCGTATAAATCGGCGGAATTCGGGCACGACGAGGATGTGGTGGCGACTATCCGGTCCATGTTCCCCGGCGCACCGCTCGGCAGGGTGGAGCCACTTTTTTCCGCCTCCACGTCATGGTCCGGCCACGGCCCTGAGCTGGCCTTTGACGGCTCGGAGCAGACGCGTTGGAATTCTAAAGATGGCGAGAGCGAAAATCAGTGGCTGGAATTTTCATTTGAGCAAGAACTGCCGGTCAACCAGGTTGACGTTCTGGAAATGTTTGATCGGGTCTCGTCCTATCGCGTTCAGTACATGAAGGGCGGCCAGTGGGTGGATTGGGTGAGCGGGCAGAAGCTGGGCAAAAAGACCCACAAGCTGGAACAAGTCGTCACCTCGAAAGTCCGCCTCTGTATGGATACGACCAACGGGGCCAAAAGCGTATCCGTGGCCGAGTTTTCCGTGACGCTCGACGGCAAGGCTCCTGTTCGTGCGGTGGCGGTGCCTGCAATCACCTCCACCAACAGCAAGGGCGGCAAGGCGGTTTTCCTGAAAACACCGACGGCTCAAAACCTGCGTGAAACACTCGATGCGATGGTGGACACCTACGATGTGGAGTTCGAGGCCGGTCAGGAACTGCGCTACATCCACAAAGTCAAAGACGGCAAAGAGATTTTCTTTTTTGCCAACCTGAACAAGCAGGCAATCCATTCGTGGGTTGAACTCCGGGGCACATTGACGCCGGAGCTGTGGAACCCGCATACGGGCGCGATTCAACCGGCCGATTTTTCCCATGCGAAGAAGGGGGCGGAGAACATTACCCGGGTTAAGATTGAGCTCGATCGCATTCAATCGGTCTTTGTGGTGGCGGATGCGAAGTGA